A single region of the Candidatus Protochlamydia amoebophila UWE25 genome encodes:
- a CDS encoding SOS response-associated peptidase codes for MCGRFTLTAEAINLSERFEIPLKEFTWLPRFNIAPSQSCLTIFIENQQRQIDSMVWGLIPHWSKEKRSNYQMINVRSETLKSKPSFQNLFKTRRCLIPADGFFEWKATRSGKIPFRITLKNGDLFAFAGIWDIWKDKNGEEIKSFAILTTASNSVVNPIHNRMPVILQKTDEAMWLNSSNQIALEQILQKTYPSNEIISYEVSNIVNFWKNDYPICIQPI; via the coding sequence ATGTGCGGGCGTTTTACATTGACTGCAGAGGCTATTAATCTATCCGAGCGTTTTGAAATCCCTTTGAAAGAATTCACATGGCTTCCTCGCTTTAATATAGCTCCTTCCCAATCATGCCTTACGATTTTCATAGAAAATCAACAAAGACAAATCGATTCAATGGTTTGGGGATTAATTCCCCACTGGAGCAAAGAAAAAAGATCTAATTATCAAATGATTAATGTGCGTTCTGAAACATTAAAAAGTAAACCCTCTTTCCAAAATTTATTTAAAACTAGGCGTTGCTTAATCCCTGCGGATGGTTTTTTCGAATGGAAAGCCACGAGATCAGGAAAAATTCCATTTCGAATCACGTTAAAAAATGGTGATTTATTTGCTTTTGCTGGAATATGGGACATTTGGAAGGATAAAAATGGAGAAGAAATCAAAAGCTTTGCAATTCTCACCACAGCTTCCAATTCAGTGGTGAATCCTATACATAATCGCATGCCTGTTATTCTACAAAAAACAGATGAAGCTATGTGGTTAAATTCTTCTAATCAAATTGCTCTCGAGCAAATTCTGCAGAAAACTTATCCATCGAATGAAATTATTTCGTATGAAGTTTCAAATATTGTAAATTTTTGGAAAAATGACTATCCAATTTGTATTCAGCCTATTTGA
- a CDS encoding M48 family metalloprotease: MFVLPFLSSPCGYSLQAYKSTCIEIPIIVIDGLFNQKRVYRGSQEYNQQIKSFPGYNIKTELQPFFDRIGIRQDIIVIERLNLGFCGAQGTNFFTKGDAVIWVAPKFHKVDKGACHWVMKHEACHIKNNDCFTMPLIPAICSIAAATFSAFMMPIIPALLITMSVGFIAQAIFSQYREGKADDLAITESSVEELKGGRRLLMSLQQTNLESRTTIWKKLVISSSGENRFDFLHPSTASRLKKIERALQQKDVQIDEGEEVEKIVKLKNLMVEINLKIEKELKELGTFGLMKAMQQ, translated from the coding sequence ATGTTTGTTTTGCCATTTTTATCTAGTCCATGCGGCTATAGTCTACAAGCTTATAAAAGTACCTGTATTGAAATACCTATAATAGTAATAGACGGCCTTTTTAATCAGAAACGAGTTTATAGAGGGTCGCAAGAATATAATCAGCAAATTAAATCTTTCCCTGGATATAATATTAAAACTGAATTACAGCCATTTTTTGATCGAATAGGGATTAGACAGGATATTATCGTTATAGAAAGACTTAATCTAGGGTTCTGCGGAGCTCAAGGTACGAATTTTTTTACTAAAGGCGATGCTGTCATCTGGGTAGCTCCTAAATTTCACAAGGTAGATAAAGGTGCCTGCCATTGGGTAATGAAACATGAGGCCTGCCACATTAAAAATAACGATTGTTTCACTATGCCCTTGATACCTGCTATTTGCTCAATAGCTGCAGCCACATTTTCTGCTTTCATGATGCCTATCATTCCTGCATTATTAATAACTATGAGTGTAGGGTTTATTGCTCAAGCCATATTTTCTCAATATCGTGAAGGAAAAGCAGATGATTTAGCGATAACTGAAAGTTCTGTTGAAGAGTTGAAAGGCGGAAGAAGATTATTAATGAGTTTACAACAAACTAACTTGGAAAGCCGCACAACTATATGGAAAAAACTCGTCATCTCCTCTAGTGGTGAAAACAGATTTGATTTTTTGCATCCTTCAACTGCAAGTAGATTAAAAAAGATAGAACGTGCTTTACAACAGAAAGATGTGCAAATCGACGAAGGAGAAGAAGTAGAAAAAATTGTTAAATTAAAAAATCTAATGGTTGAAATTAATTTAAAAATAGAAAAGGAATTGAAAGAGTTAGGAACATTTGGATTAATGAAGGCAATGCAACAATAA
- a CDS encoding GyrI-like domain-containing protein: MQTILISKPQIKLVGVSVRTSYKQELDKMESAIFPCVKRYFHEKLADKILHRIKPGTTFYVYTDYESDYKGSYTYFIGEEVLLFDDQLSTEFQTLLIPMQQYAKFTTAPAPMPDVIVNAWNYIWKMSASELGGERRYNVDFEIYDERATDRQNIVLDIYVGIKQLT; the protein is encoded by the coding sequence ATGCAGACAATTTTAATCTCCAAACCTCAAATAAAACTAGTTGGAGTTAGTGTTAGAACTAGCTATAAACAAGAATTAGATAAAATGGAAAGCGCTATTTTTCCTTGTGTAAAACGCTATTTTCACGAAAAGCTTGCTGATAAAATTCTTCATAGAATAAAGCCGGGGACAACCTTTTACGTTTATACAGATTATGAAAGTGATTATAAAGGCTCTTATACCTATTTTATAGGAGAAGAAGTTCTCTTATTTGATGATCAACTATCTACAGAATTTCAAACACTACTCATTCCTATGCAGCAATATGCAAAATTTACAACGGCGCCAGCTCCCATGCCTGATGTGATTGTGAATGCATGGAATTATATCTGGAAAATGTCAGCCTCAGAGCTAGGCGGAGAGCGCCGATATAATGTAGATTTTGAAATTTATGATGAAAGAGCCACCGATCGTCAAAATATTGTTTTAGATATTTATGTGGGAATTAAACAGCTTACCTAA
- a CDS encoding glycosyltransferase family 2 protein yields MQPSIGIVIPTFQAAKHLPLCLGPLIQSRLKPRILIIDSSSTDETISIAQAMGVETLTIPQTEFNHGLTREKGRQFLNTTITVMMTQDAYPTSASMLEKLISPLLLGEACVSYARQIPHQRAGFFASFPRQFNYPSEGHIRSIKDVKKYGVYTFFCSNSCAAYLNAALDEIGGFSPVLFGEDTVAVAQLLQRNHRIAYVAEAEVHHSHDYTLKQEFYRHFDIGYARTSYQHLLEKGGKDAKRGFHYLKALLKTLKQKQPHFIPYALLQTAVKLLGYRCGQASLYAPLWLKKSLSSQKYYWKE; encoded by the coding sequence ATGCAACCTTCTATAGGTATTGTTATTCCCACTTTTCAGGCCGCCAAACACCTTCCTCTCTGTTTAGGACCTCTCATCCAATCTCGCCTAAAACCACGCATTCTCATTATTGATTCTTCTTCCACAGATGAAACAATCTCTATTGCGCAAGCCATGGGTGTTGAAACACTTACTATTCCACAAACTGAGTTTAATCATGGATTAACGAGGGAAAAAGGCAGACAATTTCTCAATACAACCATAACAGTCATGATGACACAAGATGCCTATCCAACATCTGCAAGTATGTTAGAAAAATTAATTAGTCCTTTACTTCTCGGAGAAGCTTGTGTTTCTTACGCAAGGCAAATACCTCACCAGAGAGCAGGTTTTTTTGCCAGCTTTCCACGTCAATTCAATTACCCTTCAGAAGGTCATATCAGAAGCATTAAAGATGTAAAGAAATATGGAGTCTATACTTTTTTTTGTTCTAATTCTTGTGCCGCTTATTTAAACGCTGCCTTAGATGAAATTGGCGGTTTTTCACCTGTTTTATTCGGCGAAGACACAGTTGCGGTTGCACAACTCCTGCAAAGAAATCATCGAATTGCTTATGTTGCAGAAGCTGAAGTGCATCACTCGCATGACTATACACTTAAACAAGAATTTTACCGTCATTTTGATATTGGTTATGCCAGAACTTCTTACCAACATTTATTGGAAAAGGGGGGGAAAGATGCAAAACGAGGATTTCATTATTTAAAAGCCCTATTGAAGACTTTAAAACAAAAACAACCACACTTTATTCCTTATGCTCTTTTACAAACAGCAGTAAAGTTATTGGGATATCGTTGCGGCCAAGCATCTCTTTACGCCCCCCTATGGTTGAAGAAATCATTAAGCAGTCAAAAATACTATTGGAAAGAATAA
- a CDS encoding rod shape-determining protein MreC, with translation MNKKFAISYLIIFIALIFSLSLSRPISDKLRGESVALLAPLWNKLLYIKHFILHPFEAPPSKTTFTLQEENQKLELTNQLLNNDLKTLYELLDQQQSLQFQLNKLATEYPQELRALQKQQEHTKQQFFTNLQLQIQTKPARVIFRSLDTWNQSLWINVGESDNPPNDKIIAKNSPVLVGQTIVGVIDYVGTHQSRVRLITDTGLTPSVRAVRGGEQELFLAEQIESIFIQLQRKNTKIISKEDSDQIAKFLSHLKTVLKTHKKTWYLAKGHLQGIKRPNIRGQSFILKGTGFNYDFADEEGNGRDLRTGKPLNQEGTAVPLLKMYDLLVTTGMDGVFPAGLKVATISKIHLLKEGDYFYEIEAIPLSVDLESLSLVFVIPPVGYIKNLVN, from the coding sequence GTGAACAAAAAATTTGCCATTTCCTATCTTATTATCTTTATCGCTTTAATTTTTTCTCTAAGCCTTTCAAGACCGATTTCTGACAAGCTTAGAGGAGAGTCCGTCGCTCTCCTGGCTCCTTTGTGGAACAAATTACTTTATATTAAACATTTTATTTTACACCCATTTGAAGCTCCGCCTTCCAAAACAACTTTTACTCTCCAAGAAGAAAATCAAAAACTTGAACTTACAAATCAATTGTTGAATAATGATTTAAAAACTCTTTACGAACTATTAGATCAACAGCAGTCTTTACAATTTCAATTAAATAAATTAGCTACTGAATATCCTCAAGAGCTTCGAGCTTTACAAAAACAACAAGAACATACTAAACAACAATTTTTTACCAATCTTCAGTTACAAATCCAAACCAAGCCTGCTCGTGTTATATTTCGTTCTTTAGATACTTGGAACCAATCTTTGTGGATTAATGTTGGAGAATCTGATAATCCCCCAAATGATAAAATTATAGCTAAAAACAGCCCTGTGTTAGTAGGACAAACAATTGTTGGTGTCATCGATTATGTAGGAACTCACCAATCTCGCGTTCGATTAATTACAGACACAGGTCTAACCCCTTCTGTAAGAGCAGTTCGCGGTGGTGAACAAGAGCTATTCCTTGCTGAACAAATTGAATCTATTTTTATTCAATTACAACGAAAAAACACTAAAATTATTTCAAAAGAAGACTCGGATCAGATTGCTAAGTTTTTATCTCATTTAAAAACAGTTTTAAAAACTCATAAAAAGACTTGGTATCTTGCTAAAGGTCATTTACAAGGAATTAAACGACCAAATATACGAGGACAATCGTTTATTTTAAAAGGAACAGGATTTAACTATGATTTTGCTGACGAGGAGGGTAATGGAAGAGATTTAAGAACAGGTAAACCTTTGAATCAAGAAGGTACTGCTGTTCCCCTTTTAAAAATGTATGATCTTTTAGTCACAACAGGAATGGATGGAGTTTTTCCAGCAGGTTTGAAAGTAGCCACAATTAGTAAAATTCATTTACTTAAAGAGGGAGATTATTTTTATGAGATTGAAGCTATTCCTTTAAGTGTGGATTTAGAAAGTTTATCTTTAGTATTCGTCATCCCTCCCGTTGGATATATAAAAAACTTAGTTAATTAG
- a CDS encoding amino acid aminotransferase, with amino-acid sequence MPFFNNISLLPPDPILNLSIDFSLDQNPQKINLSAGTYKTADGHSLVFTSVRKAEIDLLQKHLNKDYQPIEGNSVFLKNSLELLFGSDHALFTNKKFFAVQTVGGTSALRLGGEFLNKLTCQKIFISQPSWPNHKQVFEKTGLKIDSYPYFDFNAYKLNFSGMCQAIRQMPTGSVILLHGCCHNPSGVDPTFEQWKELSQLIKKHELIPFFDIAYQGFGKDLELDAQPIRYFASEGHEMLIAYSFSKNFGLYGERVGFLTVVTSQQKQIPSIASQLKVLIRANYSNPPLQGARIVSTILSSPELTEEWKIELKNMRDRVVEMRKTFIASLLVKGEDKNLNYLQQQIGLFGFCGLNYSQVNRLRKEFAIYIPSDGRINIAGLNTQNIEYVVNAISSVME; translated from the coding sequence ATGCCTTTTTTTAATAATATTTCTCTTTTGCCACCAGACCCAATTTTAAATCTTTCTATAGACTTCTCTCTTGATCAAAATCCTCAAAAAATTAATTTGAGTGCAGGAACTTATAAAACTGCAGATGGGCATTCGCTAGTTTTCACCAGTGTCCGAAAAGCAGAAATTGATCTGCTTCAAAAACATCTCAATAAAGATTATCAACCGATAGAGGGAAATAGTGTTTTCCTAAAAAATTCTTTAGAGCTGTTATTTGGTTCAGACCACGCTTTGTTTACCAATAAAAAATTTTTTGCTGTTCAAACCGTTGGAGGAACAAGCGCTTTAAGATTAGGAGGAGAGTTTTTAAATAAGCTTACTTGCCAAAAAATTTTTATTTCTCAACCATCGTGGCCAAACCACAAACAGGTTTTTGAAAAAACAGGTTTAAAAATTGATTCCTATCCTTACTTCGATTTTAATGCATACAAATTAAATTTTTCAGGGATGTGCCAAGCCATCCGCCAAATGCCAACTGGAAGCGTTATCCTTCTGCATGGTTGCTGTCACAATCCATCAGGGGTCGATCCAACTTTTGAACAATGGAAAGAGCTTTCTCAGCTTATTAAAAAACATGAACTCATTCCTTTTTTTGATATCGCTTATCAAGGATTTGGGAAAGATTTAGAACTCGATGCACAACCTATTCGGTACTTTGCTAGTGAAGGCCATGAAATGTTGATCGCTTACTCTTTTTCTAAAAATTTTGGTTTATACGGGGAACGAGTAGGTTTTTTGACTGTTGTGACATCTCAACAAAAACAAATACCATCTATAGCTAGTCAATTAAAGGTTTTAATTCGTGCTAATTACTCCAATCCTCCTCTTCAAGGAGCTCGAATTGTTTCTACAATCTTGAGTTCACCAGAATTAACCGAAGAATGGAAAATAGAATTAAAAAATATGCGTGACCGAGTTGTTGAAATGCGGAAAACATTTATTGCTTCTTTGTTAGTCAAAGGAGAAGATAAAAATTTAAACTACTTGCAACAACAAATTGGTTTATTTGGTTTTTGTGGATTAAATTATTCCCAAGTCAATCGTTTGCGGAAAGAATTTGCTATTTATATTCCTAGCGACGGACGAATCAATATTGCAGGATTAAACACTCAAAATATTGAATATGTAGTCAATGCAATTTCATCTGTTATGGAGTAG
- the topA gene encoding type I DNA topoisomerase, translated as MGKALIIVESPAKIKTLKKFLGTNFIFESSIGHVRDLPEREFGIDIENDFEPKYTIMPNKEEVISKLLKAAKQCDVVYLSPDPDREGEAIAWHITQVLPPNTNIKRVSFNSITKDAVVKALENPREIDIALVNAQQARRLLDRIVGYKISPLLNRRIQRGRENFLSAGRVQSVALKLVVDREKEIEAFKPIEYWNIGAILKTNQEDRLFRAALYSVDGKRFEKEPIEGKEITIINNKEAADAILKRMKPGPYQVKKVERKEKRRFPVPPFITSTLQQEASRHHGFSSARTMNIAQGLYEGVDLGSDGPEGLITYMRTDSVRISPEAVQEAREFIKKQYGSDFIPSDPKQYSTQKSAQDAHEAIRPASLQNTPEKVQPYLTKEQFSLYQLIWRRFLASQMVAAIYDTVSADILAGEGILLRATGSIIKFQGFLAVYEEKNDDDEKDDENRMLPKLEEGQTLFLQELTSEQAFTRPPPRFTEASLVKELEKSGIGRPSTYAAIMNKIQSRDYTVKENGRLKPTELGQIIAQMLETSFQKIMNIGFTAAMEDDLERVAENMKDWKTLIRDFWEQFNPTLEIALKEAFVPKVMTEIDCPKCKIGKLQKVWARSKYFFGCSRYPECDYSSPVEEITFNKEDYATDFDWEQPCPNCNSEMKIRHGRYGAFLGCTKYPECKGIINIPKKGEEALSQQDLPSCPAIECPGHMVARKSRFGKIFYSCSTFPECDVIVNNLEQVENKYPNHPRTPYEKKGKKAAAKTATKEKTKKTAKANASKATKKIKSTPDKPKKVRQMPVYQVSPELRGIIEVSEITRGDMTKKVWDYIKTHQLQDTNNKRLIIPDAKLSQVFGTTQPVDMFKMATLLSAHLKK; from the coding sequence ATGGGTAAAGCGCTGATTATCGTCGAATCACCCGCTAAAATTAAAACGTTGAAAAAATTTCTTGGCACAAATTTTATTTTTGAGTCGTCGATCGGCCATGTTCGCGATTTACCTGAAAGAGAATTTGGAATCGATATTGAGAATGACTTCGAACCTAAATATACGATTATGCCTAACAAAGAAGAAGTCATTTCAAAGCTTTTAAAAGCAGCTAAACAGTGTGATGTCGTTTACCTTTCTCCAGATCCTGATAGAGAAGGAGAAGCTATTGCTTGGCACATTACTCAAGTTCTTCCTCCTAATACAAATATTAAAAGAGTCTCTTTCAATTCTATTACAAAAGATGCTGTTGTTAAGGCATTGGAAAATCCTAGAGAAATTGATATTGCCTTAGTAAATGCCCAACAAGCGAGACGATTATTAGATCGCATTGTGGGATATAAAATTTCCCCTTTACTCAATAGACGAATTCAACGAGGGCGAGAAAACTTCTTATCGGCTGGAAGGGTTCAGTCTGTTGCTTTAAAGTTAGTGGTGGATCGTGAAAAAGAAATTGAAGCTTTTAAACCTATCGAATATTGGAATATCGGAGCCATTTTAAAAACTAATCAAGAAGATCGCCTTTTTCGAGCTGCATTGTACTCTGTCGATGGAAAACGATTTGAGAAAGAACCCATTGAAGGAAAAGAGATTACAATTATTAACAATAAAGAAGCAGCTGACGCGATTTTAAAACGGATGAAACCCGGTCCTTATCAGGTCAAAAAAGTTGAACGTAAAGAAAAACGACGTTTTCCAGTTCCTCCTTTTATCACTTCTACTCTTCAGCAAGAAGCTAGCCGACACCACGGTTTTTCTTCCGCTCGTACGATGAACATTGCTCAAGGGCTTTATGAAGGTGTTGATCTTGGATCTGACGGACCAGAAGGTTTAATCACTTATATGCGTACAGACTCAGTTCGCATTTCTCCAGAGGCCGTTCAAGAAGCGCGCGAATTCATAAAAAAGCAATATGGTAGCGATTTTATTCCATCGGATCCTAAACAATACAGTACTCAAAAAAGCGCGCAAGATGCTCACGAAGCAATCAGGCCTGCCAGTTTGCAAAATACACCTGAAAAAGTTCAGCCATACCTAACTAAAGAACAATTTTCATTGTACCAATTGATTTGGCGACGATTTTTAGCTTCTCAAATGGTCGCTGCTATCTACGATACTGTTTCAGCTGATATTTTAGCTGGTGAAGGAATTTTACTCAGAGCGACAGGTTCGATTATCAAATTTCAGGGCTTTTTAGCTGTTTATGAAGAAAAAAATGATGACGACGAAAAAGATGATGAAAATCGAATGTTGCCTAAACTGGAAGAAGGACAAACGCTTTTCCTGCAAGAATTAACTTCCGAGCAAGCTTTCACAAGACCTCCGCCTCGTTTTACAGAAGCTTCTTTAGTAAAAGAACTAGAAAAATCGGGTATTGGAAGACCATCGACTTACGCTGCAATTATGAATAAAATTCAAAGTCGGGATTATACGGTTAAAGAAAACGGAAGGCTCAAACCCACGGAACTCGGTCAAATTATTGCTCAAATGTTAGAAACTAGTTTTCAAAAAATCATGAATATTGGCTTTACCGCAGCTATGGAAGACGATTTAGAGCGTGTAGCCGAAAATATGAAAGATTGGAAAACCCTTATTCGAGATTTTTGGGAACAATTTAACCCCACTTTGGAAATAGCTCTTAAAGAAGCATTTGTTCCTAAAGTCATGACCGAAATTGATTGCCCGAAATGTAAAATTGGCAAGCTACAAAAAGTTTGGGCTCGTTCTAAGTATTTCTTTGGATGTTCTCGTTATCCTGAATGTGATTATTCTTCCCCTGTGGAAGAAATTACATTTAATAAAGAAGATTATGCTACTGACTTTGATTGGGAGCAGCCTTGCCCTAATTGTAACTCTGAAATGAAAATTAGACACGGACGTTACGGAGCATTTTTAGGTTGTACAAAGTATCCTGAATGCAAAGGTATTATCAATATTCCTAAAAAAGGTGAGGAAGCGCTATCGCAGCAAGATCTTCCTTCTTGCCCAGCTATCGAATGCCCCGGCCATATGGTAGCTCGAAAATCTCGTTTTGGTAAAATTTTTTATTCTTGCTCGACTTTCCCCGAATGTGATGTCATTGTTAATAATTTAGAGCAGGTAGAAAATAAATATCCCAATCATCCGCGCACACCCTACGAGAAAAAAGGAAAAAAAGCTGCAGCTAAAACAGCTACTAAAGAAAAAACAAAGAAAACTGCAAAAGCTAACGCTTCAAAAGCGACTAAAAAAATCAAATCGACCCCCGATAAACCAAAGAAAGTAAGGCAAATGCCTGTTTATCAAGTTTCTCCTGAATTAAGAGGGATTATAGAGGTTTCAGAAATAACCCGTGGCGACATGACGAAAAAAGTTTGGGATTATATTAAAACACACCAACTTCAAGATACAAACAATAAACGGCTAATTATACCAGATGCCAAGCTTTCGCAAGTTTTTGGAACAACACAACCTGTAGACATGTTTAAAATGGCTACTTTATTAAGCGCTCATCTCAAAAAATAA
- the dprA gene encoding DNA-processing protein DprA, which yields MEELEALMILTDMPLIGPVKVRFLVDYFGSAKKALSASITELSHLPGFKQKILDQWQEHIRSKKHFANLQLVEKFHTHLISFKDPSYPKQLQNIPDHPPLLYLKGELKPQDNQSITIIGTRQATLYGLEMAKKLSYELAQAGFTIVSGLARGIDTAAHIGALEAGGRTLAIIGSGLANIYPQENHYLADQIAKKGAVISEFSMSTPPHRSHFPKRNRLVSGMSLGTLLIEAPQKSGAILTIENALEQKKHIWALPGRADQVNFRGNHALIKNKKAILVENIEDIVQCLDTFCFTTPIEQKHLDLVHLQQEEIHLLQKLPVEELSIEEIVKRAQLPIQQVNSLLMSLVLKKIIKEFPGKFYKKI from the coding sequence TTGGAAGAATTAGAAGCCTTAATGATTTTGACGGATATGCCGTTAATTGGACCTGTCAAAGTGCGTTTTTTAGTAGACTATTTTGGTTCTGCAAAAAAGGCTCTTTCTGCTTCAATAACGGAACTGAGCCATTTACCCGGATTTAAACAAAAAATTTTAGATCAATGGCAAGAACACATCCGGTCTAAAAAACATTTTGCTAATCTTCAATTAGTAGAAAAATTCCACACGCATCTTATTTCTTTTAAAGATCCTTCTTACCCCAAGCAATTACAAAATATTCCTGATCATCCCCCACTTTTATACCTAAAAGGAGAATTAAAGCCTCAAGATAATCAAAGTATAACTATCATTGGGACTAGACAAGCCACTCTGTATGGATTGGAAATGGCAAAAAAACTTAGTTACGAGCTTGCCCAAGCAGGCTTTACAATCGTAAGCGGCTTAGCCAGAGGAATTGATACAGCTGCACACATAGGAGCTTTAGAAGCTGGAGGTAGAACATTAGCCATTATCGGTTCGGGATTAGCAAATATTTATCCTCAAGAAAATCATTATTTAGCTGATCAAATAGCAAAAAAAGGAGCTGTTATTTCTGAATTTTCCATGTCAACACCTCCTCACCGCAGTCATTTTCCTAAACGAAATCGTTTAGTGAGTGGAATGAGTTTAGGCACACTGTTGATAGAAGCTCCTCAAAAAAGTGGAGCAATCCTCACAATTGAAAATGCTCTTGAACAAAAAAAACATATCTGGGCTTTACCTGGAAGAGCTGACCAAGTAAATTTTCGAGGAAATCATGCCCTAATTAAAAACAAAAAAGCAATATTAGTTGAAAATATCGAAGATATAGTACAATGTCTTGATACCTTCTGTTTTACAACGCCAATTGAACAAAAACATTTAGATCTGGTGCATTTACAACAAGAAGAGATCCATTTACTACAAAAATTGCCAGTCGAAGAATTATCTATAGAAGAAATTGTTAAACGAGCTCAACTCCCTATTCAACAAGTTAATAGCTTGCTAATGAGTTTGGTCTTAAAAAAAATAATTAAAGAATTTCCTGGTAAATTTTATAAAAAAATTTAA
- the aroB gene encoding 3-dehydroquinate synthase has translation MLNSSNYVIQSHCLDDLKYYLESLSYSKVVIITHPQLWVMYEQKITEQLFKLSWNFSVLLIPEGETSKSLKQTTRCWRHFIKHQLDRYSLVVALGGGVICDLAGFVASCYMRGIDTIYLPTTLLAMVDASIGGKTGINTSKSKNIIGSFHLPKKILIDPFTLKTLSKKHYQAGFAEIIKYGMIASPSLFEFLENSWSLIEQRDEGLLEIIIQQSCAIKKKYVEADFKDLGIRAQLNYGHTFGHVIEMMSRYQYLHGEAVSIGMSCAAYLSCQMGLTTQETMQRQDALCQQAQLPIHLPHFPLTRFTYLMAKDKKGRNGSINLILPEKVGKVTQIFDVDPHLIKNTLSTKMTK, from the coding sequence ATGTTAAACTCATCAAACTATGTCATTCAAAGCCATTGTTTAGATGATTTAAAATACTATTTAGAGTCTTTATCTTACTCAAAAGTTGTCATCATAACTCATCCTCAGTTATGGGTAATGTATGAGCAGAAAATAACGGAGCAGTTGTTTAAGCTCAGCTGGAATTTTTCCGTTTTACTGATCCCTGAAGGTGAAACGAGTAAAAGCTTAAAACAAACAACAAGATGCTGGCGACATTTTATCAAACACCAACTAGATCGATATTCTCTTGTGGTCGCTTTAGGAGGCGGTGTTATCTGTGATTTAGCGGGATTTGTAGCCTCTTGCTATATGAGAGGAATCGATACGATTTATCTTCCAACTACCCTTCTTGCCATGGTTGATGCTAGTATCGGTGGAAAAACAGGAATTAACACAAGTAAATCTAAAAATATTATAGGATCATTCCATCTACCTAAAAAAATTTTAATAGATCCTTTTACTTTAAAAACACTTTCAAAAAAGCATTATCAAGCAGGTTTTGCAGAAATTATTAAATATGGAATGATTGCCTCACCCTCACTTTTTGAATTTCTTGAAAATTCTTGGTCCCTTATAGAACAAAGAGATGAAGGATTACTCGAGATTATCATTCAACAATCATGTGCAATTAAAAAAAAATATGTTGAAGCTGATTTTAAAGATTTGGGAATAAGAGCCCAGCTGAACTACGGCCATACATTTGGTCATGTAATTGAAATGATGAGCCGTTATCAATATTTACATGGGGAAGCAGTTTCTATTGGAATGAGCTGCGCTGCTTATTTAAGTTGTCAAATGGGTTTAACAACGCAAGAAACTATGCAAAGGCAAGATGCACTTTGTCAACAAGCTCAATTACCTATTCATTTACCTCATTTTCCGCTTACACGTTTCACTTATTTAATGGCAAAAGATAAAAAGGGACGAAATGGTTCTATTAATCTCATTCTGCCTGAAAAAGTTGGTAAAGTGACACAAATTTTTGATGTAGACCCTCATTTAATAAAAAATACTCTGTCAACAAAAATGACAAAATAA